A single window of Watersipora subatra chromosome 9, tzWatSuba1.1, whole genome shotgun sequence DNA harbors:
- the LOC137405233 gene encoding autotransporter adhesin BtaF-like — MAEAIDKLIKLIQSQQEDKKSKLDKNKSKLDKNKRKLNKNKRKLDKNKSKLGKNKRKLDKNKRKLDKNKRKLDKNKRKLDKNKSKLDKNKRKLDKNKRKLNKNKRKLDKNKRKLDKNKSKLDKNKRKLDKNSRTKI; from the coding sequence ATGGCAGAGGCAATTGACAAACTGATTAAGCTGATCCAGTCGCAGCAAGAAGACAagaagagcaagctagacaagaacaagagcaagctagacaagaacaagagaaAACTAAACAAGAACAAGAGAAaactagacaagaacaagagcaaacTAGGCAAGAACAAGAgaaagctagacaagaacaagagaaaactagacaagaacaagagaaaactagacaagaacaagagaaaactagacaagaacaagagcaaactagacaagaacaagagaaagctagacaagaacaagagaaAACTAAACAAGAACAAGAGAAaactagacaagaacaagagaaaactagacaagaacaagagcaaactagacaagaacaagagaaAGCTAGACAAAAACAGCAGGacgaaaatataa